Proteins encoded in a region of the Triplophysa rosa linkage group LG14, Trosa_1v2, whole genome shotgun sequence genome:
- the LOC130565113 gene encoding delta(3,5)-Delta(2,4)-dienoyl-CoA isomerase, mitochondrial-like: MTTKGHPAPPFTTLTISRPANGITHVELYLPEKDNELITAFWSEMVDCFNQIAEDSECRVVVFSGAGKLFTSGFDFMAVATDLLQPEGDDTARISWNFRQIIVKYQEAFSVIEKCPKPVIVAVHGACTGGGGMDLITACDIRLCTQDAWFQVKDVDFGLVADLGTLQRLPKVIGSRSLVNELTLTGRKMYADEAKSCGLVSRVFPDKETMMAGALEMAGEIASRSPVAVQGTKINLIFSRDHSVEDGLKHMASWNMSMLQTQDLMKSAQAAKEKKSPKDVVFSKF, from the exons ATGACTACTAAAGGACACCCCGCTCCTCCCTTCACAACCCTGACAATCAGCCGCCCTGCCAATGGCATCACTCATGTCGAGCTTTATCTACCCGAGAAAGACAATGAATTGATCACGGCTTTCTGGAG TGAAATGGTTGACTGCTTCAATCAGATAGCTGAAGACTCAGAGTGTCGTGTGGTGGTTTTCTCTGGGGCTGGCAAGCTTTTCACATCTG GGTTTGATTTTATGGCCGTGGCCACTGATTTACTGCAGCCTGAGGGAGACGACACAGCAAGGATCTCATGGAACTTTCGCCAGATCATAGTCAAATACCAAGAGGCTTTCTCTGTAATTGAAAAG TGTCCAAAACCAGTGATTGTGGCTGTTCATGGTGCATGTACAGGAGGAGGAG GAATGGATCTGATCACAGCATGTGATATACGACTTTGTACACAAGATGCCTGGTTTCAGGTTAAG GATGTTGACTTCGGTCTGGTAGCTGATCTTGGGACTTTGCAGCGCCTTCCCAAAGTTATTGGAAGTCGAAG TCTGGTGAACGAGCTGACATTGACTGGAAGGAAGATGTATGCAGATGAAGCCAAAAGCTGTGGATTGGTCAG CCGTGTGTTTCCAGATAAAGAGACCATGATGGCTGGAGCGCTGGAGATGGCAGGAGAGATCGCTAGCAGGAGTCCTGTAGCAGTCCAGGGAACCAAAATCAATCTTATTTTCTCCAGAGATCACAGTGTTGAAGACGGCCTTAAGCACATG GCCAGCTGGAATATGAGCATGCTCCAAACCCAGGATCTGATGAAGTCAGCTCAGGCAGCTAAAGAGAAGAAAAGCCCTAAAGATGTTGTTTTCTCAAAGTTCTGA